From the genome of Methanobrevibacter sp. TMH8, one region includes:
- a CDS encoding DUF4491 family protein: MYFEGIIIGMGAFLIIGIFHPIVIKGEYYIGKKIWPIFLIGGLISIVISLFVGNLILSALIGVLGFTFLWSIHEIIEQEKRVEKGWFPKKPDK, encoded by the coding sequence ATGTATTTTGAAGGAATAATAATAGGAATGGGGGCATTTTTAATAATAGGAATATTTCATCCAATAGTTATTAAAGGAGAATATTATATTGGTAAAAAGATTTGGCCAATATTTTTAATTGGAGGACTAATCTCTATTGTAATCTCATTATTTGTAGGTAATTTAATTTTATCTGCATTAATTGGAGTATTAGGTTTTACATTTTTATGGAGTATCCATGAAATTATAGAACAAGAAAAAAGAGTAGAAAAAGGTTGGTTTCCAAAAAAACCAGATAAATAA
- a CDS encoding nucleoside monophosphate kinase encodes MNVVGISGLPGSGKSLVSKIAKKRSNIVINMGDLVRKEAKKRNTDVGETAINLRKEQGEYVLAKLTIEKIKNESLKLKDSKNSIFLIEGIRSQFEVKMFKENFKDFILISIFSSPSTRFDRLKNRKRDDDSEEYENFLKRDQRELNFGIGNVIASSDFIIINENGLDEYKNQIEDLFDNIIN; translated from the coding sequence ATGAATGTTGTTGGTATTTCTGGTTTACCAGGATCAGGGAAAAGCTTAGTTTCAAAAATAGCTAAAAAAAGATCTAATATTGTCATTAACATGGGGGATTTAGTTAGAAAAGAAGCAAAAAAGAGAAATACTGATGTTGGAGAAACAGCTATTAATTTAAGAAAAGAACAAGGGGAGTATGTACTAGCTAAACTAACAATTGAAAAAATTAAAAATGAATCTTTAAAATTAAAGGATTCAAAAAACTCAATATTTTTAATTGAAGGAATTAGAAGCCAGTTTGAAGTTAAAATGTTTAAAGAAAACTTTAAAGATTTTATTCTAATTTCAATATTTTCATCACCTTCAACACGATTTGATAGACTTAAAAATAGAAAAAGAGATGATGATTCAGAAGAATATGAAAATTTTCTTAAAAGAGATCAAAGAGAATTAAATTTTGGGATTGGAAATGTTATTGCAAGTTCTGATTTTATTATTATAAATGAAAATGGACTTGATGAATACAAAAATCAGATTGAAGATCTTTTTGATAATATAATTAATTAA
- a CDS encoding 4-phosphopantoate--beta-alanine ligase, whose product MIPKNHPRYESLVLREKIKNAYKEGYLADSGMIAHGRGETFDYLIGEKTNENSIEAIKASVATLLLAKNPVISVNGNSTALAIKEIIELANVTNSKIEINLFYRTKERVKIIAELYKKNGYDGILGTDDEKLKYIDNIDSPRATASEEGIYSGDVILVSLEDGDRAEVLVNSDKKIIAIDLNPLSRTAKIANISIIDNIVRAIPLMIEFTKKLKSKDENYLKNIINNFSNEKNLEKSFDNIDLHKLADN is encoded by the coding sequence ATGATACCTAAAAATCATCCTAGATATGAATCACTAGTTCTTAGAGAAAAAATAAAAAATGCATATAAAGAAGGATATTTAGCTGATTCTGGAATGATTGCACATGGAAGAGGAGAAACATTTGATTATTTAATAGGAGAAAAAACCAATGAAAATTCTATTGAAGCAATTAAAGCAAGTGTTGCTACTTTACTTTTAGCTAAAAATCCGGTTATATCAGTTAATGGAAATAGTACTGCTTTAGCTATAAAAGAAATTATTGAATTAGCTAATGTTACTAACTCAAAAATTGAAATTAATTTGTTTTATAGGACTAAGGAAAGAGTTAAGATAATAGCTGAATTATATAAAAAAAATGGATATGATGGAATTTTAGGTACTGATGATGAAAAATTGAAATATATTGATAATATTGATTCTCCAAGAGCTACAGCTAGTGAAGAAGGAATTTATTCTGGAGATGTTATATTGGTTTCATTAGAAGATGGAGATAGAGCTGAAGTTTTGGTTAATAGTGATAAAAAAATAATAGCTATCGATTTAAATCCATTATCAAGAACCGCTAAAATTGCTAATATTAGTATCATTGATAATATTGTAAGAGCTATCCCATTAATGATAGAATTTACAAAAAAACTAAAATCTAAAGATGAAAACTATCTAAAAAATATCATTAATAATTTTTCTAATGAAAAAAATCTTGAAAAATCATTTGATAATATTGATTTGCATAAATTAGCTGATAATTAA
- a CDS encoding M42 family metallopeptidase translates to MMKLMEKLSVTPGISGFEGKIVDIIKEELEPHVDEIQDDLMGNVIAIKKGEKKGSTVMLASHMDEIGLMVRYIDKKGFIRFSKIGGINDQMLLNQTVTIHGKNGDITGVIGSKPPHVMKASERKKIIEYESMFIDIGVFSKEEAEELVSIGDPISFKCFYEEFPNDLIMGKALDNRIGCYVMIETLKRVNSKATVFGVGTVQEEVGLKGAKTSSFKIDPDMAFALDVTISGDHPGIKPDEAPVDIGKGPAIVLADASGRGILTPEKVKNILVSSSEEGDIPYQLEVSEGGTTDAAAIHLTREGIPTGVLSVPTRYIHTTVSVASMKDIENTINLLVKVIDSL, encoded by the coding sequence ATTATGAAACTAATGGAAAAATTATCAGTAACTCCAGGAATATCTGGTTTTGAAGGAAAAATTGTTGATATCATTAAAGAAGAGTTAGAACCTCATGTTGACGAGATCCAAGATGATTTAATGGGGAATGTGATAGCTATTAAAAAAGGTGAGAAAAAAGGTTCTACTGTTATGTTAGCTTCACATATGGATGAAATTGGGTTAATGGTTCGTTATATTGATAAAAAAGGTTTTATTCGCTTTTCAAAAATTGGTGGAATTAATGACCAGATGTTATTAAACCAAACTGTCACAATACATGGAAAAAATGGTGATATTACTGGTGTAATTGGATCAAAACCTCCTCATGTCATGAAAGCATCTGAAAGAAAAAAAATAATTGAATATGAAAGTATGTTCATTGATATTGGAGTCTTTTCTAAAGAAGAAGCAGAAGAACTTGTTAGTATTGGGGATCCAATAAGTTTCAAATGTTTTTATGAAGAATTTCCTAATGATTTAATTATGGGAAAAGCTCTTGACAATCGTATTGGTTGTTATGTTATGATTGAAACTTTAAAAAGAGTTAATTCAAAAGCGACTGTTTTTGGTGTTGGAACTGTTCAAGAAGAAGTAGGTTTAAAAGGAGCTAAAACATCTTCATTTAAAATAGATCCTGATATGGCTTTTGCACTTGATGTTACTATTTCTGGAGACCATCCTGGAATCAAACCTGATGAAGCTCCTGTAGATATAGGAAAAGGACCAGCTATCGTATTGGCTGATGCAAGTGGAAGAGGAATATTAACTCCTGAAAAAGTGAAAAATATTTTAGTTTCTTCTTCTGAAGAAGGAGATATACCATACCAACTTGAAGTTAGTGAAGGTGGAACTACTGATGCAGCAGCTATCCATTTAACTAGGGAAGGTATTCCTACAGGTGTTCTATCTGTTCCAACTAGATATATACACACAACTGTAAGTGTAGCTAGTATGAAAGATATTGAAAATACTATCAATTTACTTGTAAAGGTTATAGATTCATTATAA
- a CDS encoding ammonium transporter, whose translation MEGILNSGDTAWVLISTILVLLMSIPGIAFFYGGLAKKKNVLNTMFLTLISFSIVTVIWIAFGYELAFGQSISGFIGLPTSFMMENIGINSITGTIPTYVYVAFQLTFAGLTAALISGAIVGRMKFSAWIVFVIFWTIGVYIPITHWVWGGGWLMDMGVIDFAGGTVVEICSGLSALALALIIGKRKDRSLLPHNLGYTILGAGFLWFGWLGFNGGSALTAGGLAASALLVSNLAAAIGLITWVCLDIWKEGKPTVLGAISGAISALVAMTPAAGFVNPTGAVVIGILAAVFSYIAISYIKPLFDFDDALDVFGMHGVSGIWGTIATGIFAVAAIGGVSGLIEGNVNQLMIQIIATIVTMVYAFIMTLIIGKIIDWGIGLRVSDKEEVEGLDTHIHEESGYRL comes from the coding sequence ATGGAAGGTATATTGAATTCTGGAGATACTGCTTGGGTGCTTATTTCGACAATTTTAGTATTATTAATGAGTATTCCAGGAATTGCATTTTTTTATGGTGGCTTAGCTAAAAAGAAAAATGTTTTAAATACAATGTTTTTAACATTAATATCTTTTTCAATAGTAACTGTGATTTGGATAGCTTTTGGATATGAACTTGCTTTTGGACAATCAATTTCTGGATTTATAGGTCTTCCAACAAGTTTTATGATGGAAAATATAGGTATTAATTCAATTACTGGTACAATACCTACTTATGTCTATGTAGCATTTCAGCTAACATTTGCAGGTTTAACAGCTGCACTTATTTCTGGAGCTATTGTTGGAAGAATGAAGTTTTCTGCATGGATAGTTTTTGTAATTTTTTGGACAATAGGCGTTTATATCCCTATAACTCATTGGGTTTGGGGTGGCGGATGGTTAATGGATATGGGTGTAATTGATTTCGCTGGAGGAACTGTGGTAGAAATATGTTCTGGTTTGTCTGCTCTAGCATTAGCATTAATCATTGGAAAACGAAAAGATAGGAGTCTATTGCCTCATAACTTAGGTTACACAATTTTAGGTGCAGGATTCTTATGGTTTGGATGGTTAGGATTTAATGGAGGATCAGCTCTTACAGCAGGAGGATTAGCTGCTTCTGCACTTTTAGTAAGTAATCTTGCAGCTGCAATAGGTCTTATAACTTGGGTTTGTTTAGATATTTGGAAAGAAGGAAAACCTACAGTTCTTGGAGCTATTTCTGGTGCTATTTCTGCATTAGTTGCCATGACTCCTGCTGCTGGATTTGTAAATCCAACTGGTGCTGTAGTTATTGGTATTCTTGCTGCTGTATTTTCATATATAGCTATTAGTTATATTAAACCTCTTTTTGATTTTGATGATGCATTGGATGTTTTTGGAATGCACGGTGTCTCTGGAATATGGGGTACTATAGCTACAGGAATTTTTGCAGTTGCAGCTATTGGTGGTGTTTCAGGATTAATTGAAGGTAATGTTAATCAACTTATGATTCAGATAATAGCTACTATTGTTACTATGGTTTATGCATTCATAATGACATTGATTATAGGAAAAATAATTGATTGGGGAATTGGTTTAAGAGTTTCAGATAAAGAGGAAGTCGAAGGTTTAGATACACATATTCATGAAGAATCTGGGTATAGATTATAA